From one Thermodesulfobacteriota bacterium genomic stretch:
- a CDS encoding helix-turn-helix domain-containing protein: MNAAAALPPAGADWHPEDVKAAVRKRGWNFRRIARVFEYAPKSPDQVVHRPWRAMELIVGAILETDPWEIWPSRYTKDGPESRAAMRRAMQGLRRRMARTGPERGAPPIRQAEL, encoded by the coding sequence ATGAACGCCGCCGCCGCGCTGCCCCCCGCCGGGGCCGACTGGCACCCCGAGGACGTGAAGGCCGCCGTGCGCAAGCGCGGGTGGAACTTTCGCCGGATCGCCCGGGTGTTCGAATACGCCCCCAAATCCCCCGACCAGGTGGTGCACCGGCCCTGGCGCGCCATGGAGTTGATCGTGGGAGCCATCCTCGAGACCGACCCCTGGGAGATCTGGCCCAGCCGCTACACGAAGGACGGGCCCGAGAGCCGGGCGGCGATGCGCCGGGCCATGCAGGGGCTGCGGCGGCGCATGGCGCGCACGGGGCCCGAGCGGGGCGCTCCTCCCATTCGGCAAGCCGAACTGTAG